A segment of the Romboutsia sp. 13368 genome:
TTTTATAGGGATATTACTTGTAGCAAATAATCCATATATTATATATAATATAAGTTTCCAATTGTCTTTTCTAGCTACATTGTCTATAATATATTTCTATGGTTTTATAAATAATAAATTAAAAGTAAAAATAATTTCATTAACAATAGCTTCTAATATATTAACTATACCTATGATATATTATAATTTTAAGGGAGTACCATTACTTTCTGTTTTTAGTAATATAGTTATAGTACCATTTATAGGTATAATTATATATTTATCTATATTAAGTTTAATATTATTTAAAATAAATATACATATAGCAAAAGCAGTAGCTAATATCAATAAAGTTATTTTAGAAATTATATATGTACTATTAGAAAAAATTAGTGATTTAGAGTTTGCTTATATTATTATAGAAGAGCCAAAACTAAACTATGTAATTGTTTATTATATAGTAGTATTTTCATATATGATTTATAAAGAAATGAAAACTATAAAGGAGCAATCAAATGAACTACAAGGATATTATCAGTGATATAAAGAATAGAAATTTAAAAAATACTTATCTTTTTTATGGTAAAGAATATTATTTAATAGAAAATGCACTAAAAGAGATTAAATCAACTTTAAATGATGGAATGGTTGATTTTAACTTAGATATTATAGATGGTAAAGAAACAACTCTAGATCAGATTATAAGTACTATAGAGACACTGCCTTTTATGGATGATAGGAAGGTTGTTATATTAAAAGATTTTGAATTATTAAAAGGTAAAAAGAAGAATTTTACTGATGATGATGAAAAATATTTTACTGAATATATAGAAAATACACCTAACACTACTATATTAGTTTTAGTTGTATATGGAGATGTAGATAAAAGGAAATCTTTAGTAAAAAAGATATCTAAAAATGGAGTAGTATTTAATTGTGATAAATTATCTGATATGGACTTGTTTAAATGGGTTAAGAAAAGATTTGAACTTAATAATGTTGTAATAGATAATGCACAAATAATGTACTTTATAGAGCAAGAAGGATATAGAGATAAAAATAGTGAAAAAACTTTATCTGACTTAGAAAATGAAATAAATAAAATAAGCTCTTTTGTTGGAAAAGAAAATAAAGTAACTAATGATATAATAGATCAACTTTCTCAAAAGAAAGTAGAGAATGATATTTTTAAATTAATTGATTATATAGGAGAAAAAAATTCTTCTGATGCAATGAAAATTTTAAGTGATATGCTTTATGAAGGTGAGTCTGTATTTGGAATATTTTCTATGATAGCAAGACAATTTAAAGTGATTATTCAGGTTAGACAATTACAATTACAGGGACATAGTTCAAAAAGTATAGCTGACAGATTAAAATTACATCCTTTTGTTGTAGGAAAAGCATTAAAACAAACTAAAAACTTTTCTGATGAAATTATAATAGATATATTAAATTCGATACTAGAAAGTGATTTTAAAATAAAAAATGGACTAGTTAGAGACACATTAGCTATAGAAATTTTAATAAGTAAATATTGCAAAAAAGATAAATAAAAAATCTTAGTAAATAAATACTAAGATTTTTTNNNNNNNNNNNNNNTAAAAATAAAAACCCTCGATAATATCAAGGGTTAGTATCTATTAATTAGAAACGGATAATTAAGCGTTCATTCCGTTTAATTTTTGAGCTAATTTAGCAACTTTTCTAGATGCTGCATTCTTGTGTATAGTTCCTTTAGAAGCTACTTGATATATTTTCTTTTGAGCAAATTGGAACTTAGCAACAGCCTCTTCTCTGTTTCCTGCTGCAACAGCTTCTTCGAATCTTCTTATTGCAGTTTTTAATTGAGATTTTCTAGCTCTATTTAAAGCAGTTTTCTTTTCGATAACTTTTATTCTTTTCTTAGCTGATTTTATGTTTGCCATGCGAGTTCACCCCCTCATATTTTTATATTATATTCGTCGTCAACATATTAAATTTTAACAGAAATAAAATCAAAAATCAAGGATAAATATTTATAAGTTTTATTATTATCTTTTTTTTATGTTTTTTATTATATATTATATAGATAGAATATACAACACTAGGAGTAAATATTCAGTAAAATACAAATTTACTTATTTTTGTTATAAAATACTAAAAATTGTTAAGAATTATAGATAGTATTTGATTAATACAGGGAGGGTAAATATGTTTAGTATAAGAACAGACTTAGCATTAGAAGCAAAAGAAATATATGAAAGTAATGAAAAATCTATAGAAATACCTGGGGTAAAAGTAGAAAATAAAGAGTTAGAAAATTGTAAAGTATCAATAGTTGAAGTTATAGATGAACAAGGTGCAAAAATAATGAATAAAGAAATTGGAAAATATATTACCTTAGAAAGTAATCTTATGAAATTTGATGATGATGAATCTAGAGAAGAAATGATTACATACTTAAGAGATGAATTAATAGAGATATTAGGTAATGATAAAAATAAAAAAACTTTAGTTATAGGTCTTGGAAACTGGAATATAACATCTGATGCACTTGGTCCTAAAAGTGTATCTAAAACATTAGTTACAAGACATATATTTAAAAACTATAATAAAGATTATGATGATGATTTTACAGAAGTATCAGCATTAAGCCCAGGTGTTATGGGAGTTACAGGTTTAGAAACAAGTGAAACTGTAAAATCAATAGTAGATACGATAAAACCTGATAGAGTAATTGCTATAGATGCACTAGCATCAAGAAAAATGGAAAGAGTAAATGCAACTATACAAATATCTACAGCTGGGATATCTCCAGGTGGTGGTGTAGGTAATAAAAGGAAAGCACTAAATAAAGAATATTTAGGTGTAGATGTAATAGCTATAGGAGTTCCAACTGTTGTAGATGCAGCTACGTTAACAAGTGATGTACTTGATTTAGCAATTGATAATTTAATGAGTCAATCACATGAAGGTGAAAATTTCTATAATATGTTAAAACAACTTAAGGAAGATGAAAAGTACAACCTTATAAAAGAGTCATTAGATCCTTATGATAAAAATTTAATAGTAACACCTAAGGATATAGATGAAACTATAGAGAATTTATCAATAATAATAAGCGAAGGATTAAATAGGTCTCTCCACCCGGGTAGAATAACCAACTAAGGAGGAAAATTATGCTTAAAAAAAGTAAAAAAGTTATATGTATAGTATGTGTTTTAATTTGTATCTTGCCAGTAGTATCTTATAGTATAGATAAAGAAGAATTCCTAAAATTTTTAATAGATTCATCTTATCCTGAATCAAGTGAGGAAAGTGAAGATTTAAAAAATGAAGATGTTCAAGAAAGTGAAAAGACAGCTAATAAAGATGATTATATAAAATTCCATATAGGTGAAGAGAATATACCTACTTTAAATAGTAATAATGAAAATAAAGAAGATGTATCTGTAGCATCTAGTGAATATAAAAATAATATAAGATTAACAAAAGATAAACCTACGATGCTAATATATCATACTCATGCAGGAGAAACATATTCTGATTCTCCAGAAGGGAATTATCATTCTCAAAATAACAAGGACAAATCTGTAATAGAAATTGGAACATTATTAACAGAACAGTTAAGTAAAAAAGGTTGGGGAATTGCCCATAGTATAAAATATCATGACTATCCTAAGTTTACTGAATCTTATATAAGCAGTTTAGAAACTGTAAAATCAATGCTAAATAATTATAAAAGTATAAATATAGCTCTTGATTTACATAGAGATGGTAGAGACTTAAAAACAAATGCTGATATACAAAAAGAAAATGAAAGAATGACTACAACTTATAATGGAGAAAAAGTTGCAAAATTCTTTTTCGTTGTAGGTATGAAAAATCCTAATGTAGATGAAGTAAAAAAATTAGCTGAGGATATAACTAAATTTGCTCAAAGTAAATATCCTGAATTAGTTTTACCTATAGTAGAAAAACCTCTTGGAAAATATAATCAATATATGGCTAAAAATCATATGTTAATAGAAGTAGGAAGTAATGGTACATCTTCAGAAGAAGCAAAGGCTTCAGCAAAATATATTGCAGAAATTTTAGATGAATATTTCAAGCAATATAAATAGTATTCTAGGAGACTAAATATGAGTAGGCTAGAGAGGAATAGTTATAAAAAAATAAGAAGAAGAAAAATTAGGCTTTTATTTAAATTTTTATTCATAGTAGTAATGACTATAAACTTAGCAGTATGTGTTTTTATAATAGATAAAAGTGCAAAAGATATGTTGGGTCCAGATGCATATATTCTTAACTCTGCCGTAGATGATATAAAAAGTGATATTGNNNNNNNNNNNNNNNNNNNNNNNNNNNNNNNAATTATATGAAGTTAAAGAAAAAATAATTAAAATTTATAATGATAGTAAAAAATAAGACTTAGATAATAAGTCTTATTTTTCTATAATTAAATATACATTACTCAAAATTAAATAAATACTGTATAAAACATATAAAGATTATATTAAAATAAGTTTTAAGTTTTATGAATAACGGTTATTTACATAAAAGGTGATATATTATAAAATAAAAGTTATGGTAATAATAANNGAGGAATAAAGGTGGACAATAAACAAAGTAGAACTAGAAACTTTAGTATAATAGCACATATAGATCACGGAAAGTCTACCTTAGCGGATAGATTAATACAAAAAACTGGACTTGTTAGTGAAAGAGAAATGAAAGATCAGTTATTAGATAACATGGATCTTGAAAGAGAAAGAGGAATCACTATAAAGCTTCAAAATATAAGATTAGTATATAAAGCTAAGGATGGAAATGAGTATTTCTTAAATCTTATAGATACTCCAGGACACGTAGACTTTAACTATGAAGTATCAAGAAGTTTAGCGGCTTGTGAGGGAGCTCTATTAGTAGTAGATGCAGCTCAAGGTGTTGAAGCTCAAACTTTAGCTAATGTTTACTTAGCATTAGATCAAGATTTAGAAATTTTACCTGTAATAAATAAGATAGATCTTCCAAGTGCAAGACCAGATGAAATAAAAGCAGAGATAGAGGATATAATAGGTCTTGATGCAAGTGATGCTCCACTTATATCAGCTAAAAGTGGATTAAATATAGAAGATGTATTAGAAGCTATAGTAGAGAAGGTACCTGCTCCAACAGGAGATAAAGAAGCACCATTAAAAGCATTAATATTTGACTCTTATTATGATGCATATAAAGGAGTTGTAGCTTACGTTAGAGTATTCGAAGGTAGCGTAAAAAAAGGTATGACTATAAAGATGATGAACACTAACAAAAAGTTTGAAGTAACAGAAGTTGGTGTAATGGCTCCAGGACAAAGAGAACTTGATGAATTATCGGCAGGAGATGTTGGATACATAGCAGCAAGTATAAAAGATATAAGAAGTTGTCAAGTTGGGGATACAATAACAGATGCAGATAATCCAACTGATGAGCCAATGGCAGGATATAAAAAAGCAACTCCAATGGTTTACTGTGGTATATATCCTGGTGAAGGAGAAAAGTACGAAAATGTAAGAGACGCACTTGAAAAAATGCAAATAAATGATGCAGCACTTGAATTTGAAGCTGAAACTTCAGCTGCATTAGGATTTGGATTTAGATGTGGATTCTTAGGTTTACTTCACATGGAAATAATACAAGAAAGATTAGAGAGAGAATATGATCTTAACTTAGTTACTACAGCGCCATCTGTTATATACAGAGTAACTAAAAATGATGGTGAAGTTGTTATGATACAAAATCCAACTAACTTACCAGAACCAAGTGAAATAAAAATGATAGAAGAACCAATAGTTAAAGGAGATATAATTGTTCCTAAAGATTATGTAGGTACTGTTATGGAACTATGTCAAGAAAGACGTGGAACAATGATAAATATGGAGTATATAGATGAAAAGAGAGTCATGCTTCATTATGATCTACCTTTAAACGAGGTTGTATATGATTTCTTTGATGCATTAAAGTCAAGAACTAGAGGTTATGGATCTTTAGATTACGAAGTTAAAGGATATGTTCCTTCAACTCTTGTTAAACTTGATATATTAATAAACAAAGAACAAGTAGATGCACTTAGCTTTATAGTTCACGAATCTCGTGCTTACTCAAGAGGTAAGGCTATGTGTGAAAAACTTAAAAATGAAATTCCTAGACATCAATTTGCAGTGCCTATACAAGCAGCTGTTGGTAATAAGGTAATAGCAAGAGAAACTATAAGTGCACTTAGAAAAGACGTTCTTGCTAAGTGTTACGGAGGAGATATATCTCGTAAGAAGAAACTTCTTGAAAAGCAAAAAGAAGGTAAGAAACGTATGAGACAAATAGGATCTGTTGAAGTTCCACAAAAGGCATTTATGTCAGTATTAAAATTAGATGAATAGATATAAAAAAGACCTAAGTTGAAAACTTAGGTCTTTTTTATAAAATACACYAGCAAGTATNNNNNNNNNNNNNNNNNNNNNNNNNNNNNNNNNNNNNNNNNNNNNNNNNNNNNNNNNNNNNNNNNNNNNNNNNNNNNNNNNNNNNNNNNNNNNNNNNNNNNNNNNNNNNNNNNNNNNNNNNNNNNNNNNNNNNNNNNNNNNNNNNNNNNNNNNNNNNNNNNNNNNNNNNNNNNNNNNNNNNNNNNNNCTAATTAAAGTAAATTTAATATTTAAATTGAAAGTGGGAATGATAATATCATAAAACCAAGTTAAGAACAAAAAAACAATATAGATGACATAAGGAGGAACTTAATGGATAATGAACTCAAAAAAACGTTAGGTTTATCAACAGCACTTTCAACAGTAATAGGAGTAGTAATAGGTTCTGGGGTGTTCTTTAAGCCTCAAGCTATATATACTGCTACTAATGGTGGACCAGGACTTGGAATGATAGCGTGGGTAATAGGTGGTATCATAACTATAACAGCAGGACTAACAGCTGCAGAAGTATCAGCAGCCATACCAAAGACAGGTGGTATGATGGTATATATTGAGGAGATTTATGGTAAACAATTAGGTTTCTTAACTGGTTGGATGCAAACTGTATTATTCTTTCCAGGAACTATAGCAGCATTAGCTGTAATATTTGCAAAACAAATACTTGAATTATTAGGATATAATTCTGATGCAAATATGATGATGGTTTTAGTTATAGCTATAGTGACAATACTATTTATAGCATTTTTAAATACAGTAGGTTCATCTTTAGGAGGAGTAATACAGACTGTATCTACAGTAGGTAAGCTTGTACCATTAGCCGTTATCATAATATTTGGATTTATAAAAGGTAATGGAAACCCAATACTTCAACCTTTAGTTGGACCAGGTGCAACAGTAACAGGAGCACTAGGACAAGTATTAATAGCAACATTATTTGCATATGATGGTTGGATAAATGTTGGAGCTATAGCTGGAGAAATGAAAGACCCAGGTAAGGATTTGCCAAAAGCAATAGTTGGAGGTATATCTATAGTAATGGCTGTATATATAGTTATAAACTTAGCTTATCTATGGGTTGCACCAGCTTCAGAATTAGCACAAGCTACAGCACCAGCTGCACTTGTTGCAGAAAGAATTTTTGGTAATATAGGAGGTAAAATAATAACAGTAGGTATACTAATATCAGTATTTGGAGCACTTAATGGATACTTACTAACAGGTCCAAGGGTAGCTTACACATTAGCTGTTAAAAAAACATTACCAGCAAGTGATACTTTAGCTAAGTTAAATAAAGGTGGAGCACCTGCAAATTCTATTTGGTTAATAGCTATTTTAGCATCAGTATATGCTCTAACTGGACAATTCAACCTTTTAACTGACTTAACTGTTTTCACAATATGGATATTCTATGTATTAACATTTATAGGTGTTATCAAGCTTCGTAAGGAAAGACCAGAATTAGATAGACCTTATAAAGTACCTCTATATCCCATTATACCAGCTATAGCTATAATAGGAGGTTTATTTGTTATAATAAATCAATTGCTAACAGCTCCATTAATTGCTATAGGTGGTATTGTAATAACATTAATAGGCATACCTGTATATTCAATGACAAGTAAAAAGAACTAACTTAACAAAAGAGGAATTTATATAATCTTTATATAAATTCCTCTTTTGTTTTTATAAAGGTTAACATACTAATACTGTTTTATAAAGAATATGGATATAATAGAATTTGTAAATAAATATCAAAATAAATTATTNNNNNNNNNNNNNNNNNNNNNNNNNNNNNNNNNNNNNNNNNNNNNNNNNNNNNNNNNNNNNNNNNNNNNNNNNNNNNNNNNNNNNNNNNNNNNNNNNNNNNNNNNNNNNNNNNNNNNNNNNNNNNNNNNNNNNNNNNNNNNNNNNNNNNNNNNNNNNNNNNNNNNNNNNNNNNNNNNNNNNNNNNNNNNNNTTAARATAAATTATTTAATATTTATATTTTAAAATTAGCGATAGTATTATGAAAATATTGGTATAATTATAAAAGAATAAATGGATAAGGAGAAATAAATGTTAGGATTATATGTACATGTACCATTTTGTGCACAAAAATGTAACTATTGTGATTTTAACTCTTATAAAATAGAAGAAAAAAATCAGAAAAAAGATTATTTAACAAATGTTGCAAAAGAAATGGAATTATATAAAGAAGAATTTAAAAATAAAGAATTTACTAGTGTATTTTTAGGAGGAGGTACTCCAAGTATATTAAATTCCGATGAATTAACTATGCTTGTGAAAAGTATATATAAGAATTTTAATATAAAAAAAGATGCTGAAATAACTATGGAGTGTAATCCAGGTACTTTAAATAAAGAAAAGCTAGAAACTATAAAATCATTAGGTATAAATAGATTAAGTATGGGACTTCAAGTAACTCAAAATCATCATTTAAAATATATAGGTAGAATACATACATATGAACAATTTGAGAAAAACTATAAAGATGCAATTGATGTAGGTATAAATAATATTAATGTAGATTTAATGTATTCTCTTCCGAATCAATCATTTGATGAGTGGAAAGAAACTTTAGATAAAATAATAAAACTAAATCCATCACATATATCTGCATACTCACTTATATTAGAAGAGGGAACTAAGTTTTATGATATGTATATGAATAAAGAGTTTGAACTTAATGATGAAGAAGTTGATATAAATATATATAAATATACTATAGATACATTGAATAAAAATGGATATCATCAATATGAAATATCTAATTATGCAAAAGAAGGATATGAATGTAAACATAATATAGTTTATTGGAAATGTGATAATTACCTAGGACTAGGACCAGGAGCATCAGGTTACATAAATAATTATAGATATAGTAATATTTGTGATGTTAAAGGATATAATAAGTACTTAGAGGATAATAAAAAACCATTAGAAGAAAAGAATATACTAAGTAAAAAAGATGAAATAGAAGAGTTTATATTTATGGGGCTTAGAATGAATAAAGGCATTAATTTAGATGAATTCTATGAAAAATTTAATATAAATTTTAAGGATAAATACAGTAATATTATAGAAAAATTAAAGAATTTAAACTTAATTATAGAGCAAAATAATAATATAACTTTAACGCAAAGAGGAAGAGAAATATCTAATACTGTATTTGTAGAATTTATAGATTAACCAAAAAGTATTGACAATGTTAAAAAATAATGATATATAATATATATAATCTTTTTAGCACTCGGRTTAAATGAGTGCTAACAGCGAGGAGGCGTAAAATGAAGCTTAACGAAAGAAAACTAAATATCCTCAAAGCTATAGTTAAAGATTATATAGAAACTGCCGAGGCGGTAGGGTCTAGAACAATATCTAAAAAACATGATTTAGGAATTAGTGCTGCTACTATAAGAAATGAGATGGCTGACTTAGAAGAATTAGGATATTTAATTCAGCCCCATACTTCTGCAGGRAGAGTTCCGTCAGAAAAAGGATATAAGTTATATGTAGATATGCTTATGAGTAAAAGTGAATTAAGTGATGAAGAGAAAAAGCTTATTCAAGATTGTATACAAAATAATGTAAGCCATATAAAAGACTTAATTCAAGAAACATCAAAGTTGTTATCTCAATTGACTAATTATACAACAGTAGCTGTAGCTAAAAGCTTAAACAATCAAAATRTTATAAAGCACATACAATTAGTAAGTATAGATGATAATAAAATATTGCTAGTTGTTGTAACTAATAATGGTGATATTAAAAAGGCAGACTTAACTAGTAATATTTATTTAGATCAATCTAAATTAAATATAATTTCTGACAATCTAACTAGAAAATTGTTAGGGAAAAGTATAGTAGAGATAGATGAGAGATTAATTGCATTTATAAAGTATGAAATAGGTGAATATTCTAATTTAATAGACGGACTTATAGATGCTCTTAACTTTAATATGTCACAAGATGAATTTGCATTTTCTTTAAATGGAGCAACTAATATATTTAATTATCCAGAGTTTAATGATGTTATAAAAGCTAAATCATTTTTAAATATGATAGAGAAAAAAGAAACAATAGATAGCATGTTAAAATCAAAAGGAATACAAAAGGATAATGTAAATATAATAATAGGTAGTGATAATGACCTTGAATTAGCTAAAGATTGTAGTATAGTTACAGCAACATATAATATTGATAAGGACTTAGTAGGCAAGATTAGCTTTATAGGTCCAACAAGAATGGATTATGCAAGGATTTATGCAATAGTAAATTATATTAATTTATTATTTAATAAAAAATAAATTGAGGGGTGCAGTGTATTGGAACATAAGGATACTATCTTAGAAGAAGAAATAGTTAAAGATGATACTCAAGAAGAAGTAGTTGAAAATGAAGAAACTACTGAAGAGAGTCAAGAAAATGTAGTTGATATAGAAGAAAAGCTTGAAGAAAAAAAGTTAAGTGATGAAATAGAGGCTCTTAATGACCAATATAAAAGACTTCAAGCAGAATATGCAAATTATAGAAGAAGAACTCAACAAGAAAAAGAAACTATAGGTATATTTGCTAATGAAAAAATATTAAATGAATTAATACCTGTTATAGATAGTATGGAAAGAGCATTAGAAGCTTGTACAGATAAAGAAGATACTATGTTTAAAGGTGTAGAGCTAGTTTATAAGCAATTAAAAGATATGATAACAAAATTCGGTTTAGAAGAAATTGAAGCACAAGATGCAGATTTTGATCCTAACTTACATTTAGCAGTTATGCAAGAAAGTGTAGATGGAGTTGAACCAAATAAAGTTGTTATGGTACTTCAAAAAGGATATAAGCTAGGAAATAAAGTATTAAGAGCAAGTATGGTTAAGGTTTCTTGCTAATTAAAAATATAACTTTATTTTGTAAATATTAGTTAAAATTAACTTAAAATTTTATAGTAGTAAATAAATCAATAGATTTATATATAGATATATTTATAGGAGGAAAAAGTATTATGTCAAAAGTAATAGGAATAGATTTAGGAACAACTAACTCTTGTGTTGCAGTACTTGAAGGTGGAGAACCACAAGTAATAACAAATGCAGAAGGGATGAGAACTACTCCATCAGTAGTAGCTTTTACTAAAGATGGTGATAGAATAGTAGGAGAACCTGCAAAAAGACAAGCAGTTACAAATGCAGATAAAACGATAATATCTATAAAAACTCATATGGGAACAGATTATAAAGTTAATATAGATGGTAAAGCATATACTCCACAAGAAATATCAGCTATAACTTTACAAAAACTAAAGGCTGATGCAGAAGCTTACTTAGGTCAACCAGTTAAAGAAGCTGTTATAACAGTTCCAGCATACTTTACAGATGCTCAAAGACAAGCAACTAAAGATGCAGGAAGAATAGCTGGTCTTGATGTTAAGAGAATAATAAATGAACCAACAGCAGCAGCTCTTGCTTATGGTTTAGATAAATTAGATCAAGAAAAGAAAGTATTAGTATTTGACTTAGGTGGAGGAACATTCGACGTTTCTATACTTGAAATAGGAGATGGAACATTTGAAGTTTTAGCTACTGCAGGTAACAATAGACTTGGTGGAGATGATTTTGACCAAGTATTAATAGATTACTTAGCTGATGAATTCAAAAAAGCTGAAGGTGTAGATTTAAGAAATGATAAAATGGCTCTTCAAAGATTAAAAGAAGCTGCTGAAAAAGCTAAGAAAGAGTTATCATCAACAATGACAACTAATGTAAACTTACCTTTCATAACAGCTACTGCTGAAGGTCCAAAACACTTAACAATAGATATAACTAGAGCTAAATTCGATGAATTAACTGCTCACTTAGTAGAAAAAACTATGGAACCAACAAGAAGAGCATTACAAGATGCTGGTCTTTCTACATCTGATATAGATGATGTATTATTAGTTGGTGGATCTACAAGAATACCAGCTGTTCAAGAAGCTGTTAAGAAGTTTATAGGAAAAGAACCACATAAAGGTATAAACCCAGATGAATGTGTTGCTGCTGGTGCTGCTATACAAGCTGGTGTTTTAACTGGAGAAGTTAATGATTTATTACTTCTTGATGTTACTCCATTATCTTTAGGTATAGAAACTATGGGTAATGTAATGACTAAGATAATAGAAAGAAATACAACAATACCAACTAAGAAATCACAAGTATTCTCAACTGCTGCAGATAACCAAACTGCTGTTGATATACATGTACTTCAAGGTGAAAGAAGTATGTCTTACGACAATACAACTTTAGGTAGATTCCAATTAACTGATATACCACCAGCACCAAGAGGAATACCTCAAATAGAAGTTACTTTCGATATAGATGCTAACGGTATAGTTCATGTTACTGCTAAAGATTTAGGAACTGGAAAAGAACAAAAAGTAACTATAACTTCAGGAACTAACTTAAGTGAAGAAGAAATAGAAAGAAAAGTAAAAGAAGCTGAAATGAATGCTGAAGCTGATAAGCAAAAGAAAGATAAAATAGAAGCATTAAACCAAGCTGATTCAACTATATATCAAACAGAAAAAACATTAAATGAACTTGGTGATAAAGTAAGTGCTGATGATAAATCTCAAATAGAATCTGCAATAGCTAAGTTAAAAGAAGTTAAAGAAAAAGAAAGCGCAACTGCTGAAGAAATAAAATCTGCTATGGATGAAGTAATGAACAAGTTCCATAAGATATCTGAACAAATGTATCAACAAGCACAAGCTGAGCAACAAGCTAATGCTGGTCAAGAACAAGCAGGACCACAAGATGATAATGTAGTTGATGCTGATTTTACAGAAGTAAATGACGAAAAATAGATTACAAATATAGGTATATTTGTATATAATTAATATATAAGAAAAGAGTATCTTTTCATAAGCATTAATCATTAATGATGAAATTGAATGCTTAATATAATGAT
Coding sequences within it:
- the grpE gene encoding nucleotide exchange factor GrpE codes for the protein MEHKDTILEEEIVKDDTQEEVVENEETTEESQENVVDIEEKLEEKKLSDEIEALNDQYKRLQAEYANYRRRTQQEKETIGIFANEKILNELIPVIDSMERALEACTDKEDTMFKGVELVYKQLKDMITKFGLEEIEAQDADFDPNLHLAVMQESVDGVEPNKVVMVLQKGYKLGNKVLRASMVKVSC
- the dnaK gene encoding molecular chaperone DnaK, with the translated sequence MSKVIGIDLGTTNSCVAVLEGGEPQVITNAEGMRTTPSVVAFTKDGDRIVGEPAKRQAVTNADKTIISIKTHMGTDYKVNIDGKAYTPQEISAITLQKLKADAEAYLGQPVKEAVITVPAYFTDAQRQATKDAGRIAGLDVKRIINEPTAAALAYGLDKLDQEKKVLVFDLGGGTFDVSILEIGDGTFEVLATAGNNRLGGDDFDQVLIDYLADEFKKAEGVDLRNDKMALQRLKEAAEKAKKELSSTMTTNVNLPFITATAEGPKHLTIDITRAKFDELTAHLVEKTMEPTRRALQDAGLSTSDIDDVLLVGGSTRIPAVQEAVKKFIGKEPHKGINPDECVAAGAAIQAGVLTGEVNDLLLLDVTPLSLGIETMGNVMTKIIERNTTIPTKKSQVFSTAADNQTAVDIHVLQGERSMSYDNTTLGRFQLTDIPPAPRGIPQIEVTFDIDANGIVHVTAKDLGTGKEQKVTITSGTNLSEEEIERKVKEAEMNAEADKQKKDKIEALNQADSTIYQTEKTLNELGDKVSADDKSQIESAIAKLKEVKEKESATAEEIKSAMDEVMNKFHKISEQMYQQAQAEQQANAGQEQAGPQDDNVVDADFTEVNDEK
- the hrcA gene encoding heat-inducible transcriptional repressor HrcA, encoding MKLNERKLNILKAIVKDYIETAEAVGSRTISKKHDLGISAATIRNEMADLEELGYLIQPHTSAGRVPSEKGYKLYVDMLMSKSELSDEEKKLIQDCIQNNVSHIKDLIQETSKLLSQLTNYTTVAVAKSLNNQNXIKHIQLVSIDDNKILLVVVTNNGDIKKADLTSNIYLDQSKLNIISDNLTRKLLGKSIVEIDERLIAFIKYEIGEYSNLIDGLIDALNFNMSQDEFAFSLNGATNIFNYPEFNDVIKAKSFLNMIEKKETIDSMLKSKGIQKDNVNIIIGSDNDLELAKDCSIVTATYNIDKDLVGKISFIGPTRMDYARIYAIVNYINLLFNKK
- the hemW gene encoding radical SAM family heme chaperone HemW, translated to MLGLYVHVPFCAQKCNYCDFNSYKIEEKNQKKDYLTNVAKEMELYKEEFKNKEFTSVFLGGGTPSILNSDELTMLVKSIYKNFNIKKDAEITMECNPGTLNKEKLETIKSLGINRLSMGLQVTQNHHLKYIGRIHTYEQFEKNYKDAIDVGINNINVDLMYSLPNQSFDEWKETLDKIIKLNPSHISAYSLILEEGTKFYDMYMNKEFELNDEEVDINIYKYTIDTLNKNGYHQYEISNYAKEGYECKHNIVYWKCDNYLGLGPGASGYINNYRYSNICDVKGYNKYLEDNKKPLEEKNILSKKDEIEEFIFMGLRMNKGINLDEFYEKFNINFKDKYSNIIEKLKNLNLIIEQNNNITLTQRGREISNTVFVEFID
- a CDS encoding APC family permease; this encodes MDNELKKTLGLSTALSTVIGVVIGSGVFFKPQAIYTATNGGPGLGMIAWVIGGIITITAGLTAAEVSAAIPKTGGMMVYIEEIYGKQLGFLTGWMQTVLFFPGTIAALAVIFAKQILELLGYNSDANMMMVLVIAIVTILFIAFLNTVGSSLGGVIQTVSTVGKLVPLAVIIIFGFIKGNGNPILQPLVGPGATVTGALGQVLIATLFAYDGWINVGAIAGEMKDPGKDLPKAIVGGISIVMAVYIVINLAYLWVAPASELAQATAPAALVAERIFGNIGGKIITVGILISVFGALNGYLLTGPRVAYTLAVKKTLPASDTLAKLNKGGAPANSIWLIAILASVYALTGQFNLLTDLTVFTIWIFYVLTFIGVIKLRKERPELDRPYKVPLYPIIPAIAIIGGLFVIINQLLTAPLIAIGGIVITLIGIPVYSMTSKKN